TGCAGCCGGGCGGGATCGGCGTGGAAGCCGGCGCCCACGCAGCACCCCTGGCGCTCCAGGAGGCTGAGTGCGCCGATGGGCGTCTCCATGACCAGGGCCTTGATCATCGCGCACTCTCCCCCGTGTCCACCGCGCACCGACCGCCCCAGTAAACCAGGCCGGTGTGACAGAACCGGCCCCGCGCACGGGGGCGCCCGCCGTCGGCCGGATCCGGGCCGGACCCGACCGACGGCGCGGCGAGGCTAGTCGGCCGCGAGGTCGGCGCGGACCCGGCGGGCCGCCTCGACCATGTTGCGCAGCGCCGGTTCCACCTCGGCGTAGCCGCGCGTCTTCAGGCCGCAGTCGGGGTTGACCCACAGCCGGTCCGACCGCACCGCCCGCAGGGCGGCGCGCAGCGACGCCTCGATCTCCGCCACCGAGGGCACCCGCGGCGAGTGGATGTCGTAGACGCCCGGACCGATCCCCCTGCGGTACCCGGCGGCGGCGAGGTCTTCGACCAGCTCCATGTGCGACCGGGCCGCCTCGACGCTGGTGACGTCGGCGTCGAGCGCGTCGATCGCGCCGACGATTCGGCCGAACTCCGAGTAGCACATGTGCGAGTGGATCCAGGTGGTCGTGCCGACGCCGGAGGTGGCCAGCCGGAACGCGCCGACGGCCCAGGTCAGGTAGTCGGCGCGGTCCTCCTCCCGCAGCGGCAGCGACTCGCGCAGCGCCGCCTCGTCGACCTGGATGTGCCGGATGCCCGCGCGCTCGAGGTCGGCGACCTCGTCGCGCAGCGCCAGCGCGACCTGCCGGGCCGTCTCGGCCGGCGGCTGGTCGTCGCGGACGAAGGACCACGCCAGCATGGTGACCGGCCCGGTGAGCATGCCCTTGACCGGCCTGGCGGTGCGGGACTGCGCGTAGGTGGTCCACTCCACGGTCATCGGTTCGGGCCGGGAGACGTCGCCGAACAGGATCGGCGGGCGGACGCAGCGCGAGCCGTAGGACTGCACCCACCCGTGCCGGGTGCTCGCGTAACCCGCCAACTGCTCGGCGAAGTACTGCACCATGTCGTTGCGCTCGGGCTCGCCGTGGACCAGGACGTCCAGGCCGATGTCCTCCTGCAGCGCGATCACCCGGTCGATCTCGGCGCGCATGCGCCGCTCGTACTCGGTCCGGTCGATGCCGCCCGCGCGGTGGGCGGCGCGCGCGGCCCTGACCTCGTCGGTCTGCGGGAAGGAGCCGATCGTGGTGGTCGGCAGCAGCGGCGGCGCGGCCGAGGCCGCCGACCCGGCGCGGGCCGCGGACCGCTGCTCGTGGTCGACGCGCTCGGCCGCGTCCCCCAAGGCGTCCAGACGGGCGCGCACCCGCTGGTCGACGAAGGACGCGGGAACCGGTGCGGCGGCGCGCGTCCACCCCGCTCCGGCGCCGGGCGCCTGCTCCCCGCCCGCGAGCCTGCGCCCGAGCAGCACCACCTCATCGGCCTTCTGCCGGGCGAAGGCCAGCCGCTCCCGCAGAGCGGGGTCCAGACCGGTCTCCGCGTCGAGGTCGATCGGCACGTGCAGCAGCGAGCAGCTCGTGCTCACCACGACCTCGCCGGCCAGGCCCAGCAGGGAGGTCAGCGTGGACAGCGCGGCGGGGACGTCGGTGCGCCAGACGTTGCGGCCGTCGACCACGCCAGCCACCAGGGTCCGCTCACCCAGGCCGGAGACGGCGGCGAGGTCGCGCAGGGAGTCGGGCGCGGTGACCAGGTCCAGCCCGATCGCCTCGACGGCGGTGCGCTTGAGCGCGGCGACGGCGTCGGGGCCGATGGAGCCGAAGTAGGTCTGCACCAGCAGTCGGGGCCGTCCGGCGACGCGGCCGAGCCGGGCGTAGGCGCGTTCCAGTTCGGGCAGTGCGGCCCGCCCCGCATCGGTGGCCAGGATCGGCTCGTCGAGCTGGACCCAGCCCGCTCCGGCGGCGCCGAGCTCGTCGAGCAGGGCGGCGTAGCAGGCGAGCAGGTCGTCCAGGAGCTCCAGGGGCCGCCACCCCGGCGGTGCGTCAGCGGCCGGCTTGGCCAGCAGCAGGAAGGTGAGCGGGCCGACCAGCACCGGCCTGGTCTCCATGCCCAGCCCTCGCGCCTGGCAGTACTCCGAGAGCGGTTTGCGCCCGGCCAGGCGCGGCCGGGTGGCCGGCGAGAGCTCGGGCACCAGGTAGTGGTAGTTGGTGTCGAACCACTTCGTCATCTCCAGCGGCGGGACGTCGTCGGCGCCCCGGGCCATGGCGAAGTAGCGCGCCAGTTCGGCCTCGCGGCCGTCGCGCCCGGCGGCGACCCCGGCGAATCTCGGTGGGACCGCGTCGAACAGGACGGCGGTGTCCAGGACGTGGTCGTAGTAGGAGAACGTGTTGGACGGGATGTGCGCGATCCCGGCGTCGCGCAGCGCCTCCCAGACGGTGCGGCGCAGCCGGGCGCCGACCGCGTCCAGGGCCGGCGCGTCGATGCCGCCGGCCCAGAAGGACTCGGTGGCGCGCTTGAGCTCTCGGTCGGCCCCGATGCGGGGGTAGCCCAGAACGGTCGTCGTCATCGGGCACCGCCCCCCGCTGAAGTGCGGGCACGGGTTCTCATCAGCTTTTCTTCCCCTCGTCGAGCAGCCATGAGGTCCGGCCGCCGAGGAGGGGGCGGGCGCGCGGGCAGGGCGTGGGACGCGCCGCACCCGCCGTCACCCGGCCCTCCCTCGGGGCCGCGGACCACCGCGGGCGCGCGCTGCGTCCGCGGGCGGTGGCAGGTCTTCGGACTCGCGGGCGCGGCGCGGCGGCGTTTCGCCGCGCCTCCTACCGGCCGTCGCTTCCCGGGCGCGTTCGGCGCCCAGTGCTCGTGACGGCTGTCGTTCCCGCTCACCGCTGCGGGGCAGTCCCGGATTCGCACCGGGTTCCCTCTTGCGACACGTGGGGGCCGCGGCTCCCACGTGAACCAACCGCGATCGGCAGTATAGGCCGAGCCCTTCCGCAGGCACCGGCCGGCACCGGGGGTCCGCGGGCGCGGCGCCTCGATGCCGGCCGGCGGCGATTGTCCGGATGTGGTCGTGCGCCCCGATGATCCGGCGGCGGTGCGGCGCAGCGGGAGACCCGGCCCCTCCTGCGGTGGAGAAGGCCCACGTCACAGCAGCCTGGGGTGTTCGTCACCCGCGCCGGAAAAACGGCTGATGGGCCGGCCCCGCGCGTGCTGTCACCGGTATGGGCGTACCTGCCCACCCCGCCGAAGTCATACCCTCGTTCGATGGGCCGGATCGACACCACCGCGAACCTGTGCCGACCGGTCGGAGCCGGACCCCCCGCTCCCCTCCCGCGAAACACGGGTCGCCCCCTCATGATCTGACGAACGCGAAAGACTGCCGTCCCCTTGAAGAACCCTCCCGAGCCCCACCCGTCCTCCTGCGGAAGCACCGCGGCAAGCAGCATCAGGAACAGCACCGGCAGCGCCGCCCTCCGGGTCCGCGGCGGTCGCGGCGCCGTGCGCGCCTTCGGTGCCGCCGCCATCGCGGTCGCGGCCGTCCTGTTGGTCGGCGCGTGCTCGGAGGAGGGGAACGCCGAGCAGACCTCGGGCGGCGGGTCCGAGGAGCGCCCCAAGGCGACCGGCGCGCCCGAGGAGCTCACGGCCGTCGACCCCGAGCACGTGGTCGGCCTCGGCGAGGAGAGGTCCTCCGAGGACGGCGGCGTCGCGATCGACATCGCCTACCCCACCGTCCCCAACGCCGACCCGCTGAACGAGCGTCTGGGGGCGGTCACCGCCCGGGAGGCCGACGACTTCAAGGCGGCCAACCCCGGGGCGAAGAACCTCTCGATCTCCTGGGGCCTGACCGCGGCCGGCGACGACGTCGTGGGCGTGCGCCTCACCCAGGACGAGGAGGACTCCGAGGGGCCGCGCACCGGGTACTCCACGTACTGGTACGACGCCGCGAACGAGCACCCGGCCCTCTCCACCGAGCTCCTCGCGGGGCAGGAGGAGCTCCAGGAGCTCGACGGCCTGGTGAAGGAGCGGTTGAAGGACGAGGAGGGCGTCGACCTCTCCGCGATCCAGCCGATCGCGCGCACCTACGACTCGATGGGCTTCAACCCCGACGGCGACCTCGTGGTGGAGTTCGACGAGGGCCAGGTCGCCGATGCCGGCGCCGGGCGGGTCTTCGCCGTGGTGGACAGCGAGGAGGCCGATCCGCTGCTGTCGGACTTCGGCGAGCGCGCGCGGGCGGCGGCCACCGTCGTCACGCCCGACTTCGAGATCCCCGAGCCGCCCTCGGCGCCCAAGGACGGCGCCGAGCAGGGCGCGGCCCCCGGTGTCATGCCGGTGGGCGCGGAGGACGTCGACTGCGCCGACCCCGAGTCCAAGTGCGTCGCGCTCACCTTCGACGACGGCCCGGGCGAACGCACCCCCGAGCTGCTCGACGCGCTCGCCGAGCACGATGCCAGGGCCACCTTCTTCGTCACCGGCGGACCCGTCAGGGAGCACCCCGAGACCCTGCGCCGCGAGTACGCCGAGGGCCACGAGGTCGGCAACCACACCGTGAACCACCCGGACCTGGCCACGCTCTCGGCCGGTGAGGTCGGCGACGAGCTGAGCACCGTCAACGCGCTCATCCGGCGCGAGACCGGCCATCGGGTCGGCCTCATGCGCCCGCCCTACGGCTCGACCGACGACACCGTCTCCCAGGTGTCGGAGGAGCAGGGGCTCGCCGAGATCATCTGGAGCATCGACACCAACGACTGGAAGGACCGCGACTCCGGCATCGTCGCCAAGCGCGCGGTGCGGGACATCCGGCCGGGGTCGATCGTGCTCATGCACGACATCCACGACACGACGATCGACGCGGTCCCCACGATCCTGGAGAAGCTGGAGAAGAAGGGTTACACCATGGTGACCGTCTCCCAGTTGCTGGGGGACACCGATCCGGGCGAGTCCTACATGGACGGCCACCCCGAGGAGCCCGCCGAGTAGTCTCCGGATCCCTCGTGAGCAAGGGCCCAGCGGGTCCCTGTACGAAAATGTCCCTGGTCGCGCATAGGGTGGGACGCCGTGAGCGAGAGCCGCGAGCGAGATCGGCCGGGCGGTCGGCCCGTGACGGCCCGACCGGGCGTCGACTCCGGTACCCGCATCCGAGCAATCCAAATCATCCCACGGTGTCCTGAATCGGCCCGCTTATCCGTCCTGTCAGCGGGAACCCGACGAGTGAGCGCCAGCGCCCAAGTGGACAACGACGCCCACGGCACCACCCCCAAGAGTTCGGAAGGGACGGGCTGATGTCCGCTGCGTTTGCCCGCGACTACGCCTGGCTGCAGGAGAGCCAGCCGGACCTCGCCGAGGCATACTGTCTGTCCTATGTGCGCGGATTGACCAGGACCGAGGCGCTGCGGCGGCTCGGCGTCAGCGAACGCAGGCTGCGCTCGCTGCCCATCGCCGAGGCGCTGGAGGCGTGCCTGTGCGCCGAGGAGGCGCCCCCGATGACGGCGCACGCGCTGCGCGTGAACGGCTGGTCGGTGATCGTGGAGCCCACCGGGTGCAGGGCCACCCGTCCGGAGCTGTACCGCGCGCTGTCCGCCGGGACCGAACTGGTGTCGGTGCGCGTGGTGATGGAGCACCGCTACGAGTTCCGCTGGGTGATCGACGGCGTGCTGCAGACGTTCTTCGACGCGCGCCGACCGGACCGGCGCCGCGGTGTCCGGCCCGACGCGCTGCTGGAGGAGATGGCGGCGGTGGGGCTGACCCCCGGCCCCGGCGGACCCGACCCGGGGGCCGCGACGCTGGCGCTGGCCGAACGGGTGACCGGCGTCCGGATGCGCCCCGAGCACCTGGCCGGCCCGCTGCTGGGCGCCGAACTCGACAGCGCCCGCCCCCTGGCGGCGCACTAGACCG
This sequence is a window from Spinactinospora alkalitolerans. Protein-coding genes within it:
- the metE gene encoding 5-methyltetrahydropteroyltriglutamate--homocysteine S-methyltransferase, which produces MTTTVLGYPRIGADRELKRATESFWAGGIDAPALDAVGARLRRTVWEALRDAGIAHIPSNTFSYYDHVLDTAVLFDAVPPRFAGVAAGRDGREAELARYFAMARGADDVPPLEMTKWFDTNYHYLVPELSPATRPRLAGRKPLSEYCQARGLGMETRPVLVGPLTFLLLAKPAADAPPGWRPLELLDDLLACYAALLDELGAAGAGWVQLDEPILATDAGRAALPELERAYARLGRVAGRPRLLVQTYFGSIGPDAVAALKRTAVEAIGLDLVTAPDSLRDLAAVSGLGERTLVAGVVDGRNVWRTDVPAALSTLTSLLGLAGEVVVSTSCSLLHVPIDLDAETGLDPALRERLAFARQKADEVVLLGRRLAGGEQAPGAGAGWTRAAAPVPASFVDQRVRARLDALGDAAERVDHEQRSAARAGSAASAAPPLLPTTTIGSFPQTDEVRAARAAHRAGGIDRTEYERRMRAEIDRVIALQEDIGLDVLVHGEPERNDMVQYFAEQLAGYASTRHGWVQSYGSRCVRPPILFGDVSRPEPMTVEWTTYAQSRTARPVKGMLTGPVTMLAWSFVRDDQPPAETARQVALALRDEVADLERAGIRHIQVDEAALRESLPLREEDRADYLTWAVGAFRLATSGVGTTTWIHSHMCYSEFGRIVGAIDALDADVTSVEAARSHMELVEDLAAAGYRRGIGPGVYDIHSPRVPSVAEIEASLRAALRAVRSDRLWVNPDCGLKTRGYAEVEPALRNMVEAARRVRADLAAD
- a CDS encoding DUF6461 domain-containing protein, translating into MSAAFARDYAWLQESQPDLAEAYCLSYVRGLTRTEALRRLGVSERRLRSLPIAEALEACLCAEEAPPMTAHALRVNGWSVIVEPTGCRATRPELYRALSAGTELVSVRVVMEHRYEFRWVIDGVLQTFFDARRPDRRRGVRPDALLEEMAAVGLTPGPGGPDPGAATLALAERVTGVRMRPEHLAGPLLGAELDSARPLAAH
- a CDS encoding polysaccharide deacetylase family protein, with amino-acid sequence MRAFGAAAIAVAAVLLVGACSEEGNAEQTSGGGSEERPKATGAPEELTAVDPEHVVGLGEERSSEDGGVAIDIAYPTVPNADPLNERLGAVTAREADDFKAANPGAKNLSISWGLTAAGDDVVGVRLTQDEEDSEGPRTGYSTYWYDAANEHPALSTELLAGQEELQELDGLVKERLKDEEGVDLSAIQPIARTYDSMGFNPDGDLVVEFDEGQVADAGAGRVFAVVDSEEADPLLSDFGERARAAATVVTPDFEIPEPPSAPKDGAEQGAAPGVMPVGAEDVDCADPESKCVALTFDDGPGERTPELLDALAEHDARATFFVTGGPVREHPETLRREYAEGHEVGNHTVNHPDLATLSAGEVGDELSTVNALIRRETGHRVGLMRPPYGSTDDTVSQVSEEQGLAEIIWSIDTNDWKDRDSGIVAKRAVRDIRPGSIVLMHDIHDTTIDAVPTILEKLEKKGYTMVTVSQLLGDTDPGESYMDGHPEEPAE